GCAAGATTGTGCTGCATGACGGGCGCACCGGGGATCCCTTCGACAGCCCGATTACGGTCGGCTACATCTACATGATGAAGCTGTCGCACCTGGTCGATGACAAGATTCACGCGCGGTCAATCGGCCCGTACTCCCTGGTCACCCAGCAGCCGCTCGGCGGCAAGGCCCAGTTCGGCGGCCAGCGGTTTGGAGAGATGGAGGTCTGGGCGCTGGAGGCGTACGGGGCGGCATACACGCTGCAGGAAATGCTGACCGTCAAATCGGACGATGTGATCGGTCGCAGCCGCGTATACGAGGCTATCGTCAAGGGGGAGAATCCTCCCGAACCCGGTTATCCGGAGGCATTCAACGTGCTGATCAAGGAGCTTCAGGCTCTTGGTCTGGACGTCAAGTTGATTGAGAAATGAGGTGCCGGTAATGGCTTTGACCAGCCGGTTCAGGAGCTTAGCAGATAAAGGAGTGAGCCGTGGCCGATTTCGTGGGTAGAAACCCGGTTCCGCAAAAAAAGCCCTCAGACTTCGCGGCGATTCAGATTCAGATCGCGTCGCCCGATGTTATCCTGTCCTGGTCGTACGGCGAAGTAAGGAAGCCGGAAACGATCAACTACCGCTCCTTCAAGCCGGAGCGTGACGGTCTTTTCTGTGAGCGGATTTTTGGCCCCGTCAAGGACTGGGAGTGCAACTGCGGCAAGTATAAACGCATCCGCTTCCGCGGGATCGTATGTGACCGCTGCGGCGTGGAGGTGACCCAGTCCAAGGTGCGCCGTGAGCGGATGGGGCATATCGAGCTGGCGGTGCCGGTCTCTCATATCTGGTATTTCAAGTCGCTTCCCTCGCGCATCGGGCACATGCTTGACCTGTCGATCCGCGAACTGGAAAAGATCCTCTATTACGAAGCCCACATCATGATCGACCCGGGTAACTCGTCTTACGAAAAGGGCGACGTTATTTCCGAACAGGACTATCAGGAGCTGGAGGAAGCCGGCAAGCAGTTCGATGCCCGCATGGGTGCTGACGCGGTTCGTGAGATGCTCAGGCAGATCGATATCGACGAAATAGTGGCGACGCTGCGCGCCCAGGTCAAGGTGGAAACCTCGGTCCAGCGCAAGAAGGACACGCTCAAAAGGCTGCGTATTTTCGAGTCCTTCCGTCAGTCGCCGAACCGTCCCGAATGGATGATCATGACCGTGGTCCCGGTTATCCCCCCGGATCTCCGGCCGCTGGTTCCGCTCGAGGGCGGACGGTTCGCGACTTCCGATCTGAACGACCTGTACCGTCGCGTCATCAATCGCAACAACCGGCTCAAGAAGCTGATCGACATCCAGGCCCCCGATGTCATCCTCCGCAACGAGAAGCGGATGCTTCAGGAGGCCGTCGACGCCCTTTTGGACAACGGCCGCCGGACCCATTCCGTGCGCGGCGACTCCAAACGGCCGCTCAAGTCCCTCTCTGACCTGCTCAAGGGCAAGCAGGGACGGTTTCGCCAGAACCTGCTCGGCAAGCGCGTCGACTATTCCGGCCGTTCCGTGATCGTGGTCGGCCCGGAACTCAAGCTGCACCAGTGCGGGCTGCCCAAGAACATGGCTCTCGAGCTGTTCAAGCCGTTCATCATTATGAAGCTCGAAGAGAAGGGCTACGTGCAGACGGTCAAATCGGCCAAGAAACTGGTGGAAAAAGAGAAGCCCGAGGTCTGGGATATCCTTGAAGAGATTATCGAAGACCATCCCGTTCTACTGAACCGGGCCCCTACGCTGCACCGCCTGGGCATCCAGGCGTTCTATCCCGTGCTGGTCGAGGGCAAGGCCATCCGCCTGCACCCGCTCGTCTGCGCCGCCTTTAACGCCGACTTCGACGGTGACCAGATGGCGGTGCACGTTCCTCTGTCGTTCGAGGCCCAGCTGGAGGCGCGGGTGCTGATGTTGTCGACCAACAACATCCTGTTACCGTCGTCCGGCCGCCCCATCGCGGTGCCCTCGCAGGACATGGTGTTGGGATGTTACTATCTCACCAAGGTCCGCAAGGGTTCCCGTGGCGAAGGCATGTCGTTCTACAACAGCGACGAGGCCCTGGCGGCTTATGATGCCGGGCACGTGAGCATGCACACCCTGGTCAACGTTCGGATGGACGGCCGCCTGTTCCAGACCACGGCGGGACGTATCCTCTTCAACCACATGGTGCCCAGGGAGGAACCGTATTTTAACGACTTGGCCGACAAGGCTAAGCTGGAAGAACTCGTGGCCAGGTCTTACTGGTTGTATGGCCAGGAGACCACGATTGAGTTCCTTGACCGCCTGAAGTTCGCCGGTTTCGAGCACGCCACCAAGGCGGGTGTGACCGTGTCTATCGATGACCTGGTCATCCCGGAAGAAAAGGACAAAATGATCCAGGCGGCCCGCAAGGAAGTGGCCAAGATTCAGAAGCGCTATGAGCGGGGCGTTATCACCAACGGTGAGAGATACAACCAGGTGATCGACACGTGGACCCGCACCACGACCGAGGTGGCCGAGGTTATGTTCAACAATCTGGCCGCCCAGAACCAGGGTTTCAACCCGGTCTACATGATGGCGGATTCCGGGGCCCGCGGCTCCAAGGAGCAGATCCGGCAGTTAGCCGGGATGCGCGGGCTGATGGCCAAACCGCAGAAGAAGATTACGGGCGGTGTCGGTGAGATCATCGAGACGCCCGTGACCTCCAACTTCCGAGAGGGTCTTTCGGTGCAGGAGTATTTCATCTCTACTCACGGTGCCCGTAAAGGTCTGGCCGACACGGCCCTCAAGACGGCCGACGCCGGCTACCTTACGCGTCGGCTGGTGGACGTCGCCCAGGACGTTATTATCCGCCGGGAGGATTGCGGGACTATTCTCGGCCTCGATGTTTCGGCGCTCAAGGAAGGCGAGGAAGTCATTGAATCCCTGCGCGACCGAATCCTCGGCCGGGTGGCCCTCGAAGACGTCTATGACCCCATCACCGATGAGCCCATCGTCAGGGCGGGTGAGGAAATCAAGGAAGCTGAGGCGGCCACCACTGAGGAAGCCGGTATCGAGACCGTCCGCATTCGATCTGTCCTGACCTGTGAGTCCAATTACGGCGTGTGCGCCAAGTGCTACGGGCGCAACCTGTCCACGATGGGCATGGTCGATATCGGCGAAGCCGTCGGAGTTATTGGCGCCCAGTCTATCGGCGAACCCGGCACCCAGCTGACTCTGCGTACCTTCCATATCGGCGGCATTGCGGCCCGCATCGCCGAGCAATCCCAGGTCGTCTCAAAACATGATGGCCGGATCCACCTGGAGGAGGTCCAGTCGGTGGATCGATCGGACGACACGGTGATGGTGACGAGCCGTGATCTGGTTGGCGAGGCCCATATTATCGATCCCAAGGGCCGCGTTCGCACGCGTCTGAAACTGCCTTACGGCGCCCACCTAGTGGTCAAGGAAGGCCAGGAGGTCAAAAAGGGCGACACCGTCTTTGAATGGGACCCCTACACCGGCCTGATCATGTCCGAGTACCCCGGAAAAGTGCAGTTCAAGGATATCATCAAGGATGTGACGGTCAGGGAGGAGATCGACGACCAGACCGGGCTGATCCAGCTGAAAATCATCGAGCACCGGGACAAAACGCTGTTTCCGACCATTGCAGTCAAGGGGGCCGGGGGGAAGGTCGTGGCCAGCTACCGGATTCCGACCGATGCCCAGCTCCATGTGCAGAAAGGTCAGGAAGTCGTACCCGGCGACGTGCTGGTCAAGATGCCGCGAACCATCTCCCGGTCGCGCGATATCACCGGTGGTCTGCCGCGCGTGGCCGAGCTGTTCGAGGCTCGCCGACCGCATGACCCGGCCGTGATCTCCGAGGTGGACGGCAGCGTCGAGTTCGGCAAGGTGGTCCGCGGCCAGCAGCAGGTTATTGTCCAGGGTGAGCAGGATGAGGTCAAGGAGTACCTCATCCCGCACGGCAAGCACCTCATGGTCCACGATGGCGACTTCGTCCGTGCGGGTGACCGCCTGTGCGAGGGAGCCGTCGATCCTCACGATATCCTTCGCATTCTCGGCGTCTACGCCGTGCAGTCCTACCTGGTGAACGAAATCCAGGAAGTCTACCGGTTGCAGGGAGTGAAGATTAACGATAAACATATCGAGATTATCGTCCGACAAATGCTACAGAAGGTGCAGGTGGACTACCCCGGCGACACCAACTTCCTCGAGGGAGAAAAGGTCGACAAGGCCAAGTTCCTCGATGAAAACAACCGGATTATCGCCGAGGGCGGCGAGCCGGCCACCGCCGAAACGCTGCTGCTTGGCATCACCAGGGCATCACTCTCCACGGAGAGCTTCATTTCGGCCGCCTCGTTCCAGGAGACCACGCGGGTGCTGACCGAGGCCGCCATCTCCGGGAAGACGGACTACCTGCTCGGGCTGAAGGAGAACGTGATCATCGGCCACCTGATCCCGGCCGGCACCGGCATCGAGAAGTACCGCGGTGTTAAGGTACTCTACGATGATGAGGAAGAGATACCGGGAGTGAGTGACGAGAAGGTCGAGACGACGGTGGCGGACATTTTCAAAGAAAACGCTTGACTTTATTATGCGGTTAAGTAAGTTGCGGGTCTATTTTTGGAGCTATATTCTGGTTCGCTGACAGGGAGATGCATTGCCGACCATAAACCAGTTGATACGCAAGGGACGTAAGAGGATCGTCGAGAAGACCAAGGCTCCGGCCATGGGCAGTTGCCCCCAGAAGCGGGGGGTCTGTACGCGGGTGTATACCTCGACGCCGAAAAAGCCGAATTCGGCTCTGCGCAAGGTGGCCCGGGTGCGGCTGACCAACCAGATCGAGGTCACCGCCTACATTCCCGGTGAGGGTCACAACCTGCAGGAGCACTCAATCGTCCTGATCCGGGGTGGTCGCGTCAAGGACCTGCCGGGGGTGCGGTATCACGTCATCCGCGGGACCAAGGATACCGACGGTGTATCCGAGCGGATGCGCGGACGCTCCAAGTACGGCGCTAAGAGGCCGAAACAGTAAAGGTGACAGGAAACGTATGTCTCGTCGAGC
The nucleotide sequence above comes from Acidobacteriota bacterium. Encoded proteins:
- the rpoC gene encoding DNA-directed RNA polymerase subunit beta', translated to MGRNPVPQKKPSDFAAIQIQIASPDVILSWSYGEVRKPETINYRSFKPERDGLFCERIFGPVKDWECNCGKYKRIRFRGIVCDRCGVEVTQSKVRRERMGHIELAVPVSHIWYFKSLPSRIGHMLDLSIRELEKILYYEAHIMIDPGNSSYEKGDVISEQDYQELEEAGKQFDARMGADAVREMLRQIDIDEIVATLRAQVKVETSVQRKKDTLKRLRIFESFRQSPNRPEWMIMTVVPVIPPDLRPLVPLEGGRFATSDLNDLYRRVINRNNRLKKLIDIQAPDVILRNEKRMLQEAVDALLDNGRRTHSVRGDSKRPLKSLSDLLKGKQGRFRQNLLGKRVDYSGRSVIVVGPELKLHQCGLPKNMALELFKPFIIMKLEEKGYVQTVKSAKKLVEKEKPEVWDILEEIIEDHPVLLNRAPTLHRLGIQAFYPVLVEGKAIRLHPLVCAAFNADFDGDQMAVHVPLSFEAQLEARVLMLSTNNILLPSSGRPIAVPSQDMVLGCYYLTKVRKGSRGEGMSFYNSDEALAAYDAGHVSMHTLVNVRMDGRLFQTTAGRILFNHMVPREEPYFNDLADKAKLEELVARSYWLYGQETTIEFLDRLKFAGFEHATKAGVTVSIDDLVIPEEKDKMIQAARKEVAKIQKRYERGVITNGERYNQVIDTWTRTTTEVAEVMFNNLAAQNQGFNPVYMMADSGARGSKEQIRQLAGMRGLMAKPQKKITGGVGEIIETPVTSNFREGLSVQEYFISTHGARKGLADTALKTADAGYLTRRLVDVAQDVIIRREDCGTILGLDVSALKEGEEVIESLRDRILGRVALEDVYDPITDEPIVRAGEEIKEAEAATTEEAGIETVRIRSVLTCESNYGVCAKCYGRNLSTMGMVDIGEAVGVIGAQSIGEPGTQLTLRTFHIGGIAARIAEQSQVVSKHDGRIHLEEVQSVDRSDDTVMVTSRDLVGEAHIIDPKGRVRTRLKLPYGAHLVVKEGQEVKKGDTVFEWDPYTGLIMSEYPGKVQFKDIIKDVTVREEIDDQTGLIQLKIIEHRDKTLFPTIAVKGAGGKVVASYRIPTDAQLHVQKGQEVVPGDVLVKMPRTISRSRDITGGLPRVAELFEARRPHDPAVISEVDGSVEFGKVVRGQQQVIVQGEQDEVKEYLIPHGKHLMVHDGDFVRAGDRLCEGAVDPHDILRILGVYAVQSYLVNEIQEVYRLQGVKINDKHIEIIVRQMLQKVQVDYPGDTNFLEGEKVDKAKFLDENNRIIAEGGEPATAETLLLGITRASLSTESFISAASFQETTRVLTEAAISGKTDYLLGLKENVIIGHLIPAGTGIEKYRGVKVLYDDEEEIPGVSDEKVETTVADIFKENA
- the rpsL gene encoding 30S ribosomal protein S12 yields the protein MPTINQLIRKGRKRIVEKTKAPAMGSCPQKRGVCTRVYTSTPKKPNSALRKVARVRLTNQIEVTAYIPGEGHNLQEHSIVLIRGGRVKDLPGVRYHVIRGTKDTDGVSERMRGRSKYGAKRPKQ